The Sediminitomix flava genome includes a window with the following:
- a CDS encoding site-specific integrase produces the protein MVKYKVTLRQKPIEKGKKASLFLDITFAGNRFKEYLKTHIFTPATDKIEKEYNQRMINKAEIIRLERIKELKHSALLENEDKKFLTFLEYFAQQILKRDQDKSSSTWKSALTCLLRIEWLQDLQLEHIDYKVLDNIKQYLLHEAMQTKSKDKKLSRNTAKAYFSRVRLTIKEAFMEGIIPIDISARVRPIPEAEVHKDYLTIDELKKLANTHCHSDVVKRACLFSALTGLRKQNVLMLKWENVIIEEGQQPYLKFRQVKRKNIEIQPINQETLELLGERSSNPKQLIFEGFKYSAWTNLRIKEWVMKAGIHKDITFHNFRHTYGSLIYQQTGDIYLTKEMMGHKSLNNTLRYAKVDNRKAISTVNNIPNILNQNNDE, from the coding sequence ATGGTAAAGTACAAAGTAACACTAAGACAAAAACCTATCGAAAAAGGGAAAAAAGCAAGTCTATTTCTTGATATCACTTTTGCTGGAAATCGATTCAAGGAATACCTTAAGACTCACATCTTCACTCCTGCTACGGATAAAATTGAAAAGGAGTATAACCAACGAATGATCAACAAAGCTGAAATTATTCGTTTGGAAAGGATCAAAGAACTCAAGCATAGTGCTCTTTTAGAAAATGAGGACAAGAAATTCCTTACTTTCCTTGAGTACTTTGCTCAGCAAATCCTTAAAAGGGATCAAGACAAGTCTAGCAGTACATGGAAAAGTGCTTTAACATGTCTACTTAGAATTGAGTGGTTACAAGACCTACAATTGGAACACATTGATTATAAGGTTTTGGACAATATCAAGCAATACCTTTTACATGAGGCAATGCAAACCAAGAGTAAAGACAAAAAGCTCTCTCGCAATACGGCTAAAGCGTATTTCAGTAGAGTGAGATTAACCATTAAAGAGGCTTTTATGGAAGGTATTATTCCTATAGATATCTCTGCTAGGGTGAGACCTATTCCAGAAGCTGAAGTACATAAAGATTACTTGACTATTGATGAACTAAAGAAATTGGCAAATACACATTGTCATTCTGATGTAGTCAAAAGAGCTTGTCTATTCAGTGCATTGACAGGATTAAGAAAACAAAATGTTTTAATGCTCAAATGGGAAAATGTTATCATAGAAGAAGGGCAACAACCTTATTTGAAATTCAGACAGGTAAAGCGTAAGAATATAGAAATACAGCCGATCAATCAAGAGACTTTAGAACTCTTGGGAGAACGTTCATCTAATCCTAAACAACTGATTTTCGAAGGTTTCAAGTATTCGGCTTGGACGAACCTTAGAATCAAGGAATGGGTCATGAAAGCAGGAATTCATAAAGACATTACCTTTCACAATTTCCGTCACACCTATGGTTCATTGATTTATCAGCAAACAGGTGACATCTATTTGACCAAGGAAATGATGGGACATAAGAGTCTTAATAACACCCTTCGATACGCCAAAGTAGACAATCGAAAAGCAATCAGTACAGTCAACAATATTCCTAATATTTTAAACCAAAACAACGATGAATAA
- a CDS encoding helix-turn-helix domain-containing protein → MNNNAQNQLFSFNTEAFKAEIKAMVKEAIIEVNSEMLNTTKSSNNENGFLDSKQASKFLNISTGSLHALQAQGFIKPYKLNRKKLYKEAELVEAMEKKRLADSNEKIKTETKAEAFLRSMKARQKSHKA, encoded by the coding sequence ATGAATAATAATGCTCAAAATCAACTATTCTCATTCAATACAGAAGCCTTTAAAGCTGAAATCAAGGCAATGGTAAAAGAAGCTATTATAGAAGTTAATAGTGAAATGTTAAATACAACAAAGTCTTCCAACAACGAAAATGGATTTCTTGATAGCAAACAGGCTAGCAAGTTTCTCAATATTTCAACAGGAAGTCTTCACGCTCTACAAGCTCAAGGGTTTATCAAACCTTATAAGCTTAATCGAAAAAAGCTTTATAAAGAAGCGGAATTAGTAGAAGCAATGGAAAAGAAACGATTGGCAGATTCAAATGAAAAAATCAAGACAGAAACCAAAGCAGAGGCTTTTCTACGTTCCATGAAAGCAAGACAGAAAAGTCACAAGGCATAA
- a CDS encoding BT4734/BF3469 family protein, with the protein MKLYKTDKGVIIGENGYPINWDFNPIQEGLFSYFKGGITITYPYRSITIIQLYEVISGKYHQKVTDTYRLKKDSNIKRRMDYVTFSGVFSKRSEKGIISQSGYICFDFDHVQQLDATKATLINNNDFQTVLLFKSPSGDGLKWVVEVDLNKHHQLVYFVAISNYLQQKYNLTVDKACKDLSRACFIPHDPECFIHPKFFQL; encoded by the coding sequence ATGAAACTATATAAAACCGATAAAGGAGTCATTATTGGTGAAAATGGTTATCCTATAAACTGGGATTTCAACCCAATACAGGAAGGTCTATTTTCCTATTTCAAAGGAGGTATTACAATCACTTATCCTTACCGTTCCATCACAATTATTCAACTCTACGAAGTTATTTCTGGAAAATACCATCAGAAAGTTACGGATACATACAGGTTAAAGAAGGATTCTAATATTAAGAGAAGAATGGATTACGTCACCTTCTCAGGTGTATTCTCAAAACGATCAGAAAAAGGAATTATAAGTCAGTCTGGCTATATCTGCTTTGACTTTGACCATGTGCAACAACTTGATGCAACAAAAGCAACACTGATCAACAATAATGACTTCCAGACAGTACTTCTTTTCAAGAGTCCGAGTGGAGACGGCTTAAAATGGGTTGTAGAAGTAGATTTAAATAAGCATCACCAACTTGTCTACTTTGTTGCAATTAGCAACTACTTGCAACAGAAATATAACTTAACAGTAGATAAAGCCTGTAAAGACCTTTCGAGAGCTTGTTTTATTCCTCACGATCCTGAATGCTTTATTCATCCTAAATTTTTTCAACTATGA
- a CDS encoding aminoacyl-histidine dipeptidase has protein sequence MNQEVINLAPSNVWECFEQLNAVPRPSKKEERVIEFTKKFGEDLGLETIVDKIGNVIIRKPATAGMEDRTPVVLQAHLDMVHQKNAATNFDFNSQGIESYIDGGWVKANGTTLGADNGMGVAAMMAVLKAKDIEHGPVECLFTIDEETGMTGAKNLEPNMLQAKILLNLDTEDEGELCIGCAGGIDNTINLNYTEEAVSGGKVAYKVTVKGLKGGHSGCDIHLGRGNANKIMNEILLDAASLEVSVSEIDGGSLRNAIPRESFSVVVLDEERATEFEALVAEKATEINVAFAEAEGAIVIQAEKTVLPSNVMNAEEQSSFLDAVEACPNGVLGMSPDFEGLVETSTSMARIILKEGKATVQMLTRSSVDEAKDTASEQIEGAFANTSATFERAGEYAGWAPNPNSAVLETMQGLYTELFGKAPVVNAVHAGLECGIIGQHYPEMDMISFGPTIKNPHSPDEMCEIESVQKFWDYLVATLKNIK, from the coding sequence ATGAATCAAGAAGTAATCAACTTGGCTCCAAGTAATGTTTGGGAGTGTTTCGAACAGTTGAATGCAGTACCAAGACCTTCTAAAAAAGAGGAGAGAGTCATTGAGTTCACAAAGAAGTTTGGTGAAGACCTCGGATTGGAAACAATTGTTGACAAAATCGGGAACGTAATCATCAGAAAACCAGCAACTGCAGGAATGGAAGATCGTACTCCAGTGGTTTTACAAGCCCATTTGGATATGGTACACCAAAAAAATGCTGCCACAAATTTTGATTTCAATTCGCAAGGTATCGAATCGTATATTGATGGTGGTTGGGTGAAAGCAAATGGAACAACTTTAGGAGCGGATAACGGAATGGGAGTTGCTGCGATGATGGCTGTTCTTAAAGCTAAAGATATTGAGCATGGACCAGTGGAGTGCCTTTTCACGATTGATGAGGAAACGGGTATGACTGGAGCAAAGAACCTTGAGCCAAATATGCTACAAGCTAAAATCCTTTTGAACTTAGATACTGAAGATGAAGGAGAGCTTTGTATTGGTTGTGCAGGTGGTATTGATAATACAATTAACTTAAATTATACAGAAGAAGCAGTTTCTGGAGGAAAAGTCGCTTATAAAGTAACTGTAAAAGGTTTAAAAGGAGGACACTCTGGTTGTGATATTCACTTAGGAAGAGGAAATGCTAACAAAATTATGAATGAAATTTTGTTGGATGCGGCTTCTTTGGAAGTAAGTGTTTCAGAAATTGACGGGGGAAGTCTTAGAAATGCAATCCCAAGAGAGTCGTTTTCAGTTGTAGTTTTAGATGAAGAAAGAGCTACAGAGTTTGAGGCTTTAGTAGCTGAAAAAGCGACAGAGATCAATGTTGCATTCGCAGAAGCAGAAGGAGCAATCGTAATTCAAGCTGAAAAAACAGTGCTTCCTTCAAATGTGATGAATGCTGAAGAGCAATCATCTTTCTTAGATGCAGTTGAAGCTTGTCCGAATGGTGTTCTAGGAATGAGTCCTGATTTTGAAGGCTTAGTTGAGACATCTACTTCAATGGCTCGAATTATTCTGAAAGAAGGAAAAGCTACAGTTCAAATGTTGACCAGAAGCTCTGTGGATGAAGCTAAAGACACGGCTTCAGAGCAAATTGAAGGTGCTTTTGCTAACACTTCAGCAACTTTTGAAAGAGCAGGTGAATATGCCGGATGGGCTCCTAACCCGAATTCAGCAGTTCTGGAAACAATGCAAGGACTTTATACTGAGTTATTCGGAAAAGCGCCAGTAGTAAATGCTGTACATGCAGGATTGGAGTGTGGTATCATCGGACAACATTACCCAGAAATGGATATGATTTCTTTTGGACCTACAATCAAGAACCCTCATTCACCAGATGAAATGTGTGAGATTGAGTCTGTTCAAAAATTCTGGGATTACTTGGTGGCAACACTTAAGAATATCAAATAA
- a CDS encoding helix-turn-helix domain-containing protein, producing MSSNMEIKKRCIYCHNEFIAKTTFTKYCSHRCNQKHYKLRKKEAQLQNEIETKPKEFANEEIRKAQMTSGVIKEEFMNVKEACRFLRISKGTLYNLIKKGIVKKHKLNARSIFKRSELEAIFND from the coding sequence ATGAGTTCTAATATGGAGATAAAGAAGCGATGTATCTACTGCCATAATGAGTTTATAGCAAAAACTACTTTTACAAAATATTGCAGTCATCGCTGTAACCAAAAACACTATAAACTCAGGAAGAAAGAAGCACAGCTACAAAATGAAATAGAAACAAAACCAAAAGAGTTTGCTAATGAAGAAATCCGAAAAGCTCAGATGACTTCTGGAGTTATAAAAGAAGAATTCATGAATGTGAAAGAAGCTTGTAGATTTTTAAGAATCAGTAAAGGAACCTTGTACAATCTTATCAAAAAAGGAATTGTCAAAAAGCATAAACTTAACGCTCGCTCTATTTTTAAACGAAGTGAATTAGAAGCCATTTTTAACGATTAA
- a CDS encoding S9 family peptidase: protein MRKLISTLSLLLLVGVAFAQDKTLTLDEAVIKNGAFLYPEYQRGINFRNGNTAYTKIEGDDLVEYAVKGEHSKTLIYLSDLGASHATLKGMQYIPAYNWVDDNKIAFLSKGNAYVYDVTTKKSEQVTAMPEEALNTEWAPSYDYVAYTVGNNLFVAGNGANSQVTNDTEKGIVNGQVVHRNEFGVHKGIFWSPSGESLAFYRKDETMVTEYPLVNTGVFPAKEEPVYYPFAGMPSHEVTLGVYNIKNDETVFIKTGEPKDQYLTNIAWDPSEEYIYIVVLNRAQNHAKLNKYNAKTGDFIKTILEEKDDVYLQVHHPMTFIDGKDEFLWRSERNGFEHIYRYTTDGKLLNQVTDGAWDVIEFVGFDERNRKAYVVGTANNGLERQVYVADIRKGITQKVTKSTGTYEVVDFDPKSQQFIVRFSSLDVPNRYEILDVKGTDIKTIHDAKNPFEGYTVSPIELSALQSENGRVLNTRMIKPADFDPSKKYPVLVYVYGGPGVQLIQNKWGAGASTWMQYMAQQGYIIFTLDNRGTANRGKAFKHDTHLTLGTEEVKDQLVGVEYLKSLPYVDADRMAVHGWSFGGFMTTSLMLKQPDVFKVGVAGGPVIDWKMYEIMYTERYMSTPQENPEGYATANLLDKAQNLKGDLLMIHGADDDVVVWQHSLEFVRSCVTAGVQMDYFVYPGHKHNVRGVDRIHLMRKILDYVMEKMPEETK, encoded by the coding sequence ATGAGAAAATTAATCTCTACACTTAGCTTACTTTTGTTAGTAGGTGTCGCTTTTGCACAAGACAAAACACTTACATTAGATGAAGCTGTAATAAAAAATGGAGCATTCCTTTATCCAGAATACCAAAGAGGAATTAATTTCAGAAATGGCAATACAGCATATACAAAAATTGAAGGCGATGACCTTGTTGAATATGCGGTAAAAGGAGAGCATTCTAAAACGTTGATTTATCTAAGTGATTTAGGTGCTTCTCATGCTACTCTGAAAGGTATGCAATATATCCCCGCTTATAATTGGGTTGATGATAATAAAATTGCCTTTTTATCGAAAGGAAATGCATATGTATATGATGTGACTACAAAAAAGTCTGAGCAAGTTACAGCTATGCCAGAAGAAGCTCTAAATACAGAGTGGGCTCCTTCTTATGATTATGTAGCCTACACAGTAGGAAATAATCTTTTTGTAGCTGGTAATGGTGCAAATTCGCAAGTAACCAATGATACTGAGAAGGGCATTGTAAATGGTCAAGTAGTTCACAGAAATGAATTTGGAGTACACAAAGGTATTTTTTGGTCACCGTCTGGAGAGTCTTTAGCTTTTTATCGTAAGGATGAAACAATGGTAACAGAGTACCCTTTGGTGAATACAGGAGTTTTCCCAGCCAAAGAAGAGCCTGTTTATTATCCTTTTGCAGGGATGCCAAGTCATGAAGTTACTTTGGGGGTTTACAATATCAAAAATGATGAAACTGTTTTCATAAAAACAGGAGAACCTAAAGATCAATACCTAACAAATATTGCATGGGACCCTTCAGAAGAGTATATCTACATCGTAGTACTGAATAGAGCGCAGAACCATGCTAAATTAAACAAGTACAATGCTAAAACAGGTGATTTCATCAAAACCATTTTAGAGGAAAAAGATGATGTTTACCTTCAGGTACATCATCCTATGACTTTCATTGATGGAAAAGATGAATTTTTATGGAGAAGTGAAAGAAATGGATTTGAGCATATCTACCGTTACACAACAGATGGGAAGCTTTTGAATCAAGTAACTGATGGTGCTTGGGATGTGATTGAGTTTGTAGGTTTTGATGAAAGAAACCGTAAGGCATATGTTGTAGGTACTGCAAATAATGGACTTGAAAGACAAGTTTATGTTGCTGATATTCGTAAGGGAATTACTCAAAAAGTGACTAAATCTACAGGTACTTATGAGGTAGTTGATTTTGACCCTAAATCTCAACAATTCATTGTTCGTTTCTCAAGCTTAGATGTACCAAACAGATACGAAATCTTAGATGTTAAAGGTACTGATATCAAAACAATTCATGATGCGAAAAATCCATTTGAAGGATACACAGTATCTCCAATTGAGTTGAGTGCTTTGCAGTCTGAAAATGGAAGAGTACTGAATACTCGAATGATTAAACCGGCTGATTTTGATCCTTCTAAAAAATATCCTGTATTAGTTTATGTTTATGGTGGACCGGGAGTACAGCTCATCCAAAATAAATGGGGGGCAGGTGCTTCTACTTGGATGCAATATATGGCACAACAAGGTTATATCATCTTCACACTAGATAACAGAGGTACAGCAAACCGTGGAAAAGCATTTAAACATGATACTCATTTGACATTGGGTACAGAGGAAGTAAAAGATCAATTGGTAGGAGTAGAATATCTTAAATCTCTTCCTTATGTTGATGCTGACCGAATGGCTGTTCACGGATGGAGTTTTGGTGGTTTTATGACGACAAGTCTGATGCTGAAACAACCAGATGTTTTCAAAGTAGGTGTAGCAGGTGGACCAGTGATTGATTGGAAAATGTATGAAATCATGTATACTGAAAGATACATGAGTACTCCTCAAGAAAACCCAGAAGGTTATGCAACAGCTAATCTTTTAGACAAAGCTCAAAATCTAAAAGGAGACCTTCTTATGATTCATGGAGCAGATGATGATGTAGTTGTTTGGCAACATAGTCTTGAGTTCGTTAGGTCATGTGTTACTGCTGGAGTTCAAATGGATTACTTTGTTTACCCTGGTCATAAGCATAATGTAAGAGGCGTTGATCGTATTCATTTGATGCGTAAAATACTAGATTATGTGATGGAAAAAATGCCAGAGGAAACAAAATAA
- a CDS encoding tetratricopeptide repeat protein, with protein MGFIRIIQLTIIFFLLTQNAFSISIFQSDDISEDTLAFRVLIEEGEFYLSKDLDSTYYLTSQALQLVEGLDLPHLEIEANRLMGNYFMHKGEEEDALGYFLKSKSVAEENELPIEIAFANNNIGIVYLIKKELETASTYFSEAEKVLKSHSEESKVVLPKVQKTLIGLYNNQGIIYKKMNKPDQMIESLWHGLKLAEKTSYNELIAAFCNNIAAYYLNYSTQKDEERGFHYLERANKINTSIKNEKSILVSREILAQYYLNTQVWDSAFVYINQTKELANEIGANATLLRSLNYLNDYYASISDYKKAYETYNQYKILHDSLQQIQNKVEIERINEENKIRVAQEKRLLEQSRNEYRYAFFGVLTLCLLLLSAMILLAQKKKIRKDKVLKRDLRARNETL; from the coding sequence ATGGGCTTTATTCGGATCATACAACTAACAATAATTTTTTTCTTACTCACTCAAAATGCTTTTTCAATTTCAATTTTTCAATCCGATGATATTTCAGAGGATACTTTGGCATTTAGAGTGCTGATTGAAGAAGGAGAATTTTACCTTTCTAAAGATTTAGATTCAACATATTATTTGACCTCTCAAGCTTTGCAATTAGTTGAGGGTTTAGATTTACCTCATCTTGAGATTGAAGCCAATAGACTGATGGGGAATTATTTCATGCACAAAGGAGAGGAAGAAGATGCTTTAGGATATTTCTTGAAGTCAAAATCAGTGGCTGAAGAAAATGAGTTGCCCATCGAAATAGCCTTCGCAAATAATAATATCGGAATCGTTTATTTAATAAAGAAAGAGCTGGAAACTGCTTCAACCTACTTTTCTGAAGCTGAAAAAGTACTAAAATCTCATTCAGAAGAATCGAAAGTGGTTCTACCTAAAGTTCAAAAAACTTTAATTGGTCTTTATAATAACCAAGGAATCATTTATAAGAAAATGAATAAACCCGATCAAATGATCGAATCTTTGTGGCATGGATTAAAGCTTGCTGAAAAAACAAGTTATAATGAATTGATAGCCGCTTTTTGTAATAATATAGCCGCATATTATCTCAATTATTCAACGCAAAAAGATGAAGAGAGAGGTTTTCATTATTTGGAAAGGGCAAATAAAATTAATACAAGCATTAAGAATGAGAAAAGTATTTTGGTTAGTCGAGAAATATTGGCACAATACTATTTGAATACCCAAGTTTGGGATTCTGCTTTTGTCTATATCAACCAAACTAAGGAGTTGGCAAATGAAATAGGAGCCAATGCGACACTGTTGAGGTCATTAAATTATTTGAATGATTATTATGCATCTATTTCGGACTATAAAAAAGCCTATGAAACCTATAATCAATATAAAATACTTCATGACAGTCTTCAGCAAATTCAAAATAAAGTAGAAATTGAAAGAATTAATGAGGAAAATAAAATAAGAGTAGCCCAAGAAAAGCGTCTTTTGGAGCAATCTCGGAATGAGTATCGCTATGCTTTCTTTGGTGTATTAACATTATGTCTGTTGCTTCTTAGTGCAATGATACTCTTAGCTCAGAAAAAGAAAATACGAAAAGATAAAGTCCTAAAAAGAGACCTTCGAGCACGAAATGAAACACTGTAA
- a CDS encoding primase-helicase family protein yields the protein MISIQDYIENAPEREPQHISNYTSTISDELIQNRVKSTMERAQKMIIEAGEGQKHENCLKAGKLIGGLVGGELLANNEGEVFLINAINSNPTIKDLKGRIKDAMDGLRYGIQEPISAEGIEQEINEWRAKQPQKETTTKRSDKSNQRFPTINFFTVSEDKDGNSKTRISPHNLIECLIENKFYRFSTSKGERKFIRDIENIVEFTEVDQVTDFIFRLCKTGIEPHGLSYPEMFDTLTRNRQYICESFYARLTYENEFSFVKDTATSCFLYFTNGFLEITKHGWELKPYSQLKGYIWKEQIIAHKFNPELIEDRTILPMESDFAKFLLLISEGYINEKEEFLQEPQIDGKRIQSLMAIIGYCLHYYHNTKMKAIVLTDSSLSDSADGRSGKTLLTKSIAQLRPSADISGKDFQMSNNHRFQAIKPNDQVIIFNDITKKFNLESIYTGITEGYEVNPKGKNPYKVIAKTMITSNSTLKLEGGSDRDRVHEFELTNYFSERHSPLDEFGKWFFSSDWKQAEWQYFFATMTLCIKTYLATGLETPYNPNLQLRKLKETTSKEFLSWVKDCNDSKTFYPTTETLEQFQLEFPDMDKLRGRTFQKWFANYADCIHDAYFERPENKVDGKRGFYFKKGTPPASI from the coding sequence ATGATTTCAATTCAAGACTATATAGAAAACGCTCCAGAACGGGAGCCACAACATATTTCAAATTATACCTCAACCATTTCTGATGAGCTGATACAAAACAGAGTAAAATCCACAATGGAACGTGCTCAGAAAATGATCATTGAAGCTGGAGAGGGGCAGAAACATGAAAACTGTTTAAAGGCTGGAAAACTTATCGGAGGTTTAGTCGGTGGAGAGCTTTTAGCAAATAATGAAGGAGAAGTCTTTCTTATCAATGCGATTAATTCAAATCCGACAATCAAAGACCTTAAAGGCAGGATAAAGGATGCTATGGACGGATTGAGATATGGTATTCAAGAACCTATCTCTGCTGAAGGCATTGAACAAGAAATAAACGAATGGCGAGCGAAACAACCACAAAAGGAAACGACTACTAAACGAAGTGATAAATCAAATCAACGATTCCCTACGATCAACTTTTTCACTGTCAGCGAAGATAAAGACGGTAACAGCAAAACACGTATTTCGCCACACAACCTTATAGAATGTCTAATCGAAAATAAATTCTATCGTTTCAGTACGTCTAAAGGAGAGAGAAAATTTATACGAGATATTGAGAATATTGTAGAATTTACTGAAGTCGACCAGGTTACCGATTTTATTTTCAGACTTTGTAAGACAGGAATAGAACCTCATGGACTCTCCTACCCTGAAATGTTTGATACACTTACACGAAATAGACAATACATTTGTGAGAGTTTCTACGCTAGATTAACCTATGAAAATGAGTTTTCTTTTGTAAAAGATACGGCTACGAGTTGCTTTCTATATTTTACAAATGGGTTTCTTGAGATAACAAAACACGGATGGGAATTAAAACCCTATTCTCAACTAAAGGGCTATATATGGAAAGAGCAAATCATTGCTCACAAATTCAATCCAGAACTCATCGAAGATAGAACAATCCTACCAATGGAATCAGACTTTGCAAAATTCCTACTTTTAATCAGTGAAGGTTATATCAATGAAAAGGAAGAATTCCTTCAAGAACCTCAAATTGATGGAAAACGCATTCAGTCGCTAATGGCTATTATAGGATATTGCCTACACTACTATCACAATACGAAAATGAAAGCTATTGTTCTTACAGATAGCTCTTTGTCAGATTCTGCAGATGGTCGTAGCGGTAAAACACTTCTTACAAAATCTATTGCTCAATTACGTCCCAGTGCAGATATCAGTGGTAAGGATTTTCAAATGAGTAACAATCATCGATTTCAGGCAATCAAACCCAACGATCAAGTTATTATTTTTAATGATATCACTAAGAAATTCAATCTAGAATCCATTTATACAGGTATTACAGAAGGATATGAGGTCAATCCAAAAGGGAAAAATCCATACAAGGTTATTGCTAAAACAATGATCACCAGCAACTCAACATTGAAACTAGAAGGCGGATCAGATAGAGATCGTGTTCATGAATTCGAACTCACCAACTATTTTTCGGAGAGACACAGTCCTTTAGATGAGTTTGGAAAATGGTTTTTCTCTTCTGATTGGAAACAAGCCGAATGGCAATACTTTTTTGCAACAATGACACTTTGTATTAAAACATATCTTGCAACAGGCTTAGAAACTCCCTACAACCCTAATCTACAATTGCGGAAACTGAAAGAAACTACTTCTAAAGAATTTCTTTCTTGGGTAAAGGATTGCAACGACAGTAAAACGTTCTATCCAACAACTGAAACATTGGAGCAATTTCAGCTTGAATTTCCTGATATGGATAAACTCAGAGGCAGAACATTTCAAAAATGGTTTGCCAACTACGCTGACTGTATTCACGATGCCTATTTCGAAAGACCCGAAAATAAGGTCGATGGAAAGCGAGGATTCTACTTTAAAAAGGGTACACCTCCTGCTAGTATATAA
- the mnmE gene encoding tRNA uridine-5-carboxymethylaminomethyl(34) synthesis GTPase MnmE, protein MNPAALANNQDTVIALSTPPGKGAIHVIRVSGEDAIRVTNKVFKGKDLEAQKGHTAHFGTIRDKDGAIVDEVLVTLFKGPHSYTGENTVEISCHGSDYIVQRIIKVFSEEGIRYAKAGEFTKRAFLNGKFDLAQAEAVADLIASDSQASHSAAMNQMRGGFSHEIKELREKLIHFASMIELELDFSEEDVEFADRTDLKNLIYALQRLIRRLTESFALGNVIKNGVPTVIAGKPNAGKSTLLNALLNEEKAIVSDIAGTTRDFIEDEIIIGGISFRFIDTAGLRQTEDKVEAIGVERSYQKMKEASLIFYLFDSKTANYEEVKEEVLHLEELGTPYILIANKIDLIEGGKLPTEFDEFKEELITISAEQKDIDALRERALHLVKADDFRTGNTVVTNARHFESLSETDKALEEVLNGLDLGISGDLLALDIRTALHHLGEITGEVTTDDLLENIFSKFCIGK, encoded by the coding sequence ATGAATCCGGCAGCATTAGCAAATAATCAGGATACAGTGATTGCACTGTCAACTCCTCCCGGTAAAGGAGCGATACATGTGATAAGAGTTTCGGGAGAAGATGCTATCCGTGTTACAAATAAAGTATTCAAGGGTAAAGACCTTGAAGCCCAAAAAGGACATACAGCCCACTTTGGAACAATCAGGGATAAAGATGGAGCCATAGTGGATGAAGTATTGGTTACCTTATTTAAAGGACCTCATTCATACACTGGTGAAAATACCGTTGAAATTTCTTGTCACGGTTCCGATTATATTGTTCAACGCATTATTAAAGTTTTTAGCGAAGAAGGTATCCGTTATGCGAAAGCTGGAGAATTCACAAAACGTGCATTCTTAAACGGTAAATTTGACCTTGCTCAAGCGGAAGCCGTAGCCGATTTGATCGCTTCAGATTCTCAAGCGTCACACTCTGCAGCTATGAACCAGATGCGTGGAGGTTTTTCTCATGAAATCAAAGAACTCCGAGAAAAGTTAATTCACTTTGCATCTATGATTGAGCTTGAACTCGATTTTAGTGAAGAAGATGTTGAGTTTGCGGATCGTACTGATCTGAAAAACTTGATTTATGCACTTCAAAGACTAATTAGAAGACTTACAGAGTCTTTTGCTCTCGGAAATGTCATCAAAAACGGTGTACCAACAGTAATTGCAGGTAAACCAAATGCAGGTAAATCGACCTTGTTGAATGCTCTTCTAAACGAGGAAAAAGCAATTGTATCTGATATTGCAGGTACTACTCGTGACTTTATTGAAGATGAAATCATCATTGGCGGAATCAGTTTTAGATTTATTGATACTGCAGGGCTTCGCCAAACAGAAGATAAAGTTGAAGCAATTGGAGTTGAGCGTTCTTATCAAAAAATGAAAGAAGCTTCTCTCATTTTCTACCTATTTGACTCCAAGACAGCAAATTACGAGGAAGTAAAAGAGGAAGTACTTCATTTAGAAGAATTAGGCACACCATATATTCTGATTGCCAACAAAATAGACCTTATTGAAGGAGGTAAACTCCCTACCGAATTCGATGAATTCAAAGAAGAATTAATTACGATTTCTGCAGAACAAAAAGATATTGATGCCTTAAGAGAAAGAGCCTTACATTTAGTAAAAGCAGATGATTTCCGAACAGGTAACACTGTGGTTACAAATGCTCGTCACTTTGAAAGTTTGAGTGAAACAGATAAAGCCTTAGAGGAAGTTCTTAACGGATTAGACTTAGGTATTTCTGGTGATTTATTGGCTTTAGATATCCGTACAGCCCTTCATCATTTGGGTGAAATTACTGGAGAAGTAACTACTGATGATCTGCTTGAGAATATCTTTTCAAAATTTTGTATCGGCAAGTAA